The following are from one region of the Gambusia affinis linkage group LG02, SWU_Gaff_1.0, whole genome shotgun sequence genome:
- the vegfd gene encoding vascular endothelial growth factor D isoform X1 — protein sequence MMKKMRCSLCWIFFLLLELGWINMSSSMHREGGNRGAKRQWEKQVRSSSSLDELLRLTDFPDWKLWKCRLKLQPLKVQTEASPFPPSAGSHRSTRYAATPFSLEILKAIEEEWQSIQCTPRETCIDVAQELDSHTSVFFKPPCVSVHRCGGCCNDEGLTCRNMSTVYVNKTIFSFTPFKLVPEPVLIKVANHTACSCMEPAIIRRNAQQRRRSGCPLMRQMLEAEDSGRLCASGWIWDCSSEKCIPYPSSTSELPLRSWLSDCEIDVERCECLPRPQPIVWAPTGI from the exons ATGATGAAGAAGATGCGATGCAGTCTGTGCTGGATCTTTTTCTTGCTGTTGGAGCTCGGTTGGATAAACATGAGCTCCAGCATGCACAGGGAAGGTGGCAACAGA GGGGCAAAGAGACAGTGGGAGAAGCAGGTCCGCTCATCCTCCAGTTTGGACGAGCTGCTGCGACTCACAGACTTCCCAGACTGGAAGCTGTGGAAGTGTCGCTTGAAGCTGCAGCCGCTAAAGGTCCAAACAGAGGCTTCCCCTTTTCCACCTTCGGCCGGGTCGCACCGCTCCACACGCTACGCAGCAACACCGTTTAGTCTGGAGATACTTAAAG CCATAGAAGAAGAGTGGCAGAGTATTCAGTGTACACCCAGGGAAACGTGCATCGATGTGGCCCAGGAGTTGGACTCTCATACCTCAGTTTTCTTCAAGCCACCCTGTGTATCTGTCCACAG GTGTGGTGGCTGCTGCAACGACGAGGGCCTGACCTGCAGGAATATGTCTACTGTATATGTGAATAAAACG ATTTTCAGCTTTACACCTTTTAAACTTGTACCAGAACCCGTGCTGATAAAAGTCGCAAACCACACCGCATGCAGCTGCATGGAGCCGGCAATAATTCGACGCAACGCTCAGCAACGCAGGCGCAGTGG CTGCCCTCTGATGAGACAGATGTTGGAAGCAGAGGACTCTGGGAGACTTTGTGCTAGTGGATGGATTTGGGATTGTTCTAGTGAAAAATGCATACCTTACCCCTCCAGTACATCAG AGCTTCCCCTCAGGTCCTGGTTGTCGGACTGTGAGATAGACGTGGAGCGCTGTGAATGTCTGCCCAGACCTCAGCCAATTGTGTGGGCACCCACAGGAATTTGA
- the vegfd gene encoding vascular endothelial growth factor D isoform X2, whose translation MFSPNSLWLHWYLLQTMQAYIQGAKRQWEKQVRSSSSLDELLRLTDFPDWKLWKCRLKLQPLKVQTEASPFPPSAGSHRSTRYAATPFSLEILKAIEEEWQSIQCTPRETCIDVAQELDSHTSVFFKPPCVSVHRCGGCCNDEGLTCRNMSTVYVNKTIFSFTPFKLVPEPVLIKVANHTACSCMEPAIIRRNAQQRRRSGCPLMRQMLEAEDSGRLCASGWIWDCSSEKCIPYPSSTSELPLRSWLSDCEIDVERCECLPRPQPIVWAPTGI comes from the exons ATGTTTAGTCCTAACAGCCTTTGGCTCCATTGGTACTTATTACAAACTATGCAGGCATATATTCAG GGGGCAAAGAGACAGTGGGAGAAGCAGGTCCGCTCATCCTCCAGTTTGGACGAGCTGCTGCGACTCACAGACTTCCCAGACTGGAAGCTGTGGAAGTGTCGCTTGAAGCTGCAGCCGCTAAAGGTCCAAACAGAGGCTTCCCCTTTTCCACCTTCGGCCGGGTCGCACCGCTCCACACGCTACGCAGCAACACCGTTTAGTCTGGAGATACTTAAAG CCATAGAAGAAGAGTGGCAGAGTATTCAGTGTACACCCAGGGAAACGTGCATCGATGTGGCCCAGGAGTTGGACTCTCATACCTCAGTTTTCTTCAAGCCACCCTGTGTATCTGTCCACAG GTGTGGTGGCTGCTGCAACGACGAGGGCCTGACCTGCAGGAATATGTCTACTGTATATGTGAATAAAACG ATTTTCAGCTTTACACCTTTTAAACTTGTACCAGAACCCGTGCTGATAAAAGTCGCAAACCACACCGCATGCAGCTGCATGGAGCCGGCAATAATTCGACGCAACGCTCAGCAACGCAGGCGCAGTGG CTGCCCTCTGATGAGACAGATGTTGGAAGCAGAGGACTCTGGGAGACTTTGTGCTAGTGGATGGATTTGGGATTGTTCTAGTGAAAAATGCATACCTTACCCCTCCAGTACATCAG AGCTTCCCCTCAGGTCCTGGTTGTCGGACTGTGAGATAGACGTGGAGCGCTGTGAATGTCTGCCCAGACCTCAGCCAATTGTGTGGGCACCCACAGGAATTTGA